The Fusobacterium necrophorum subsp. necrophorum genome includes the window CACTGATTGTTCCGGTATATTCCAATAATCTATCTGCAATTGTTGACTTTCCATGATCAATGTGGGCAATAATGGAAAAATTTCTTTTCTGTTTTTGTTGCATGCTTCCTCCTTGTATAATGAAAAACATAGTAAAACTACATTTCCAAAGGATACATAACAACATAAAGTTCGTAGAAGATAGTATTCTTATTTTCGCAAAGGAATAGTTTTCTATGATATTTGTTGGTATTGATGTAGTTAAAAACAAACATAATTATTGCATCCTGGATTCTGATGATAATAGCTTCTATGCTTTTTAATGATGATTCTAAATCTTATTCATCACTATTATATCATATTTTTAAACTAAAGTCACTCACAAGACATCGTTAGTGTGTGGTTTGCTTATTTCTATAAAAGATACTACATTTAAAATTCTAAAAAACAGGAACACAGAAAACGTCATTTATAAGCCTAAGTCATGGGATATATGTTATTAGTCTATATTTTCTCCCCTACAAGCTCTTTAAAATTACTATTTTTTTTAATTAAATCATCATATTTTCCACTTCCTGCACAAATTCCATTTTGTATAAAAATAATATTATCTGCATTTTTTATGGTAGATAATCTATGAGCAATCATTAATGTGATTTTACCCTTTTTCAATTTATTTAAAGATTCATTAATTGCTTTTTCATTATTATAATCTAAATTTGCAGTTATTTCATCTAAAATAAGAATTGGAGAATTTTTTAAAAAAGCTTGTGCTATGGATATTCTCTGACGTTCTCCCCCGGAAAGTTTAGTTCCCTTTTCCCCAACAACAGTATCTAATCCCTTCTCTAAATTATGGATTAAATCCGTTAAATTTGCATCTTTTAATGCTGATTCAATTTCTTTCATACTTGCATTTTCACTAGCTAATAGTAGATTTTCTTTAATGCTTTTATTAAAAAGATACACTTCTTGAGGAACAACGGTGATAAGCTTTTTTAATTCTTCCAACCTTATATCTTTAATATTTATTCCATTAATTAAAATGCTCCCTTTTTCTACATCCCAAAATCTTTGTAAAAGCTTACTACAAGTTGATTTTCCGGATCCAGAACTTCCAACCAAAACAGTTGTTTGGTCTTTATTGATAACAAAAGATAATCCTTTTAGGATAGGAATATTTTCATTGGTATTCTTATCTACATAGCTAAAAAATACAGTTTCAAAGGCAACTCCTTGTTTTTTTCTACCAACAACATTATCATATTCAAATTTTCCTTCATCGCAAATAGAGCTCTTCAACTGAAGAAAATCAAAAACTCTTTTTGCTGCCGCAAATATTCTTCCATAATTACTGCTCATTGCCAATGTTTCCTGCAGCGGAGAATATATCATAGTAGACAATGATATTAAGGGTAATATCATCTCATATGAATATTTCCCTTTTTGAGCAAAATACACAGTCATTATGGTTGATATTACAGAAGATAGCCCTATTATTAAATTGATAGTAGACACTTCACGAACTGAGCGTCTTGAATATTCATAGAATGCTTTATTGTATTCATCATTTGCTCTATACATTTTTTCGAAGTACTTTTTCTGCCATTGAAAAATAAGAATTTCCTTTATTCCTTGTATTCCATCAATTATATAAGAATTTAATTCTCCCAATTTTCCTTGCAATTTATAGCCTTGTTTATCCGACTTTCTTCTTAATAAATATGGCTCCAACATCATTAGAAAAATAAATAGCAATACTATAATGGATAGGCAAGGAGAAAATGTTCCTATAATAAACAAGGAAATTACCGGTAATAGTACCGCAACAAAGATTTGGATGATTGAATGTGCATAAAACCACTCCAAAATTTCAATATCTTCTAATATAACGGACATGATATTTCCACTTTTTTCTCCTTCAAGCCCTGCCGGTGCGATATGCACAAGTCTTTCATAAGACAGTGTTCTTAGTTGAGTTAGTATACGATAAGCAACATCATGTGAGATGTAAATATCCAGATAATTTAAAATAGCTGTTGCGATAACCATAAATAATACAATACAAAAATGTAATTCAGCATTATTCAAATGGTTATTTAGTGCTTTCGATATAATATATGCCGTTTCAAAGCCTAATGCTATCGGCATAATTTTATATAAACCATGAATAAAAACGCTTATTAATAATTTATATCGATAATTTTTAATATATTTTGATAATAATAAAACATATTTTATCCTTCCCATATTTTTATAACATACCTCCCACCAAATCATTATATATTTGTGATGATTGTAATAAATCTTGATGATTTCCTCTTTCAACTATTCTCCCTTTTTCCATGATACATATTTCATCTGCCATAAGTATTGTGGACAATCTATGTGCAATAATAAAAATTGCCTTTTTTTCTTTCAAACCTTCCATCACCCTTTGTATATAAATTTCATTTTTTCTATCAAGTGAAGAAGTTGCTTCATCAAAAATAATAATGGGTGTATTCTTCAAAATCGCTCTTGCAATCGCAATCCTTTGACGTTCTCCCATTGAAAATTTACTGCTTAATTCGTCGACTTTAGTATTATACTTATCTGGAAGCGTCATAATGAGTTCATGAATCATAGCATCTTTAGAAGCCCTATATATTTCCTCTTTCCCGGCACTCCAATTTCCCATTTTAATGTTTTCATATATTGTCCCTGAGAATAGATGGTTATCTTGCCATACCGCAGATATATTGTTGTGAAAGAAACCCAGTGTTTCATTATCAAGTTTAATTCCGTTTAAGAAAATATCTCCTTTTTGAGGACGATAAAATCCTGCTATTAAACTTGCTATTGTCGATTTCCCGCTCCCCGAATTTCCTATAAAAGCTATTATTTTTCCTTTTTTTAGTTCGAAAGAAATCTCTTCTACTGCATTTTTTTCACTTTTGGGATATTTGAAAGAGACTTCATTAAACAGTAAATTGAAATCCTTTTCTAATATGTTTAAATTTTTTCCTTTTTCTCCATTTTCCATATATTCCGTCAAACCATCACGTAACATTCTTTTATTAGGGATTATTTGATTCGATATGATATTTTCACTTTCAATTTGGAGGAATTCATTAATCGAATATGAACCGGAAACCCCTTGAAATCCGAGGTGCCATGCACTAATTAAAGTTATCATAGGAGAGAATGTTGCTCCGATAGAGAAAAAAGCAATAATCAACCATCCTTCATCAACATATCCATAAGCACATCTCCATCCTAAAATTGCTATAGTAATTGCAGTTCCTACTCTGACAAAAAATTCTAAAAAAGTTCCTTCTATTATAGTAACACGCAGATGCTCCATAATGGACTTACGATAATCCTCCCCACATTCTTTTATATCTTTAACATATTTCTTATCTGCGTTAAATGCTTTTAAACTTATCATACCTTGTATGCCATCTAAACATTCACTATAATACTTTGCATGATTATTCCATTCTTGTTTTCCTTTTTCTTTCATCATATTAAAAAAACACATAGGTATAAATAGCATAATTAATACTGATATCAAGGCAACAAGTCCAGTATATAGGTCAATATAAGTTAAAAACACTATAAAAACAGCAGCATTTATTATGGCACTTAAAACAACCGGCATATACTTTGTATAATAATTCATGAGCCACTCAACTCTAGTTGTAAATGTTGAAGTCAAAAAACCTGTCCTCATTGTATTTACAAATGCAGGACCTAATAAAAAAAGTTGTTGCATAATCTGAGTTCTAACATTATCTTTTATGCTAACACCAGCATTTATTACAATCTTTACATTTATTTTACTTAAAATTTTCAATGCTAAGTACAGTGAAAATATAATCAATATAAGTACTATCGTTGTTATTCTGATAATTTGTCCATTTACAATTAATTGCTTTATTAAAAAACTCATACACAAGGCTATTGCTGATAAAATAAATGTTGTTAGTAATTGAAACAATACTGCTTGAATAATTTTTTTTTCAGTTCCTTGGGCAAATTTAATTAATGCTCTGTTAATAAACATTTATTTTCCCTCCTTTGCTTAATAGTATGAATATCTATAATCAATTACATATGAATTTTCTTTCTCTATAATCTGTGCGTCTATTTTAAAAATATTTTTTAAATTTTCAGTTGTTATTATATCTTTAGGTTTTCCTTCCATAATAACCCTTCCTTTATCTATCAGCACTACATAATCGCAAAATTTCATTGCTAAATTTAAATCATGGATTGCTGAAATAATTGTCATATTTAAATTTTTTAATATTTCCAAAACTTTATACTGGTATCCAATATCAAGATGGTTGGTTACTTCATCCAATATCAACAAATTACCTTCTTGGACTAATGCCCTTGCCAACAACACTCTTTGCTTTTCTCCACCGGATAAAGTTTTAAAAGGCTGATTTTCCTGTTCCGTTAATCCCACAATATTGAGATATTTTTTCATCAGCTCAACGTCTTTTTCAAGATCATGATCTCCACAAAAAATACTATGATAAGGAAATCTTCCCATTAAAATAATTTCTCTAACAGTATAATCAAAATCACTTTGATTTTCTTGTGGCAAAACTGCCATTTGTTTTGCAATCTCTTTTGAACTTATTTCCTCTATGTCAAAATTCTTTAAATATATTTTACCCTTTGTCGGTTTTAGGACTCTATAAATTTGT containing:
- a CDS encoding ABC transporter ATP-binding protein: MKEEIIKIYYNHHKYIMIWWEVCYKNMGRIKYVLLLSKYIKNYRYKLLISVFIHGLYKIMPIALGFETAYIISKALNNHLNNAELHFCIVLFMVIATAILNYLDIYISHDVAYRILTQLRTLSYERLVHIAPAGLEGEKSGNIMSVILEDIEILEWFYAHSIIQIFVAVLLPVISLFIIGTFSPCLSIIVLLFIFLMMLEPYLLRRKSDKQGYKLQGKLGELNSYIIDGIQGIKEILIFQWQKKYFEKMYRANDEYNKAFYEYSRRSVREVSTINLIIGLSSVISTIMTVYFAQKGKYSYEMILPLISLSTMIYSPLQETLAMSSNYGRIFAAAKRVFDFLQLKSSICDEGKFEYDNVVGRKKQGVAFETVFFSYVDKNTNENIPILKGLSFVINKDQTTVLVGSSGSGKSTCSKLLQRFWDVEKGSILINGINIKDIRLEELKKLITVVPQEVYLFNKSIKENLLLASENASMKEIESALKDANLTDLIHNLEKGLDTVVGEKGTKLSGGERQRISIAQAFLKNSPILILDEITANLDYNNEKAINESLNKLKKGKITLMIAHRLSTIKNADNIIFIQNGICAGSGKYDDLIKKNSNFKELVGEKI
- a CDS encoding ATP-binding cassette domain-containing protein, producing the protein MFINRALIKFAQGTEKKIIQAVLFQLLTTFILSAIALCMSFLIKQLIVNGQIIRITTIVLILIIFSLYLALKILSKINVKIVINAGVSIKDNVRTQIMQQLFLLGPAFVNTMRTGFLTSTFTTRVEWLMNYYTKYMPVVLSAIINAAVFIVFLTYIDLYTGLVALISVLIMLFIPMCFFNMMKEKGKQEWNNHAKYYSECLDGIQGMISLKAFNADKKYVKDIKECGEDYRKSIMEHLRVTIIEGTFLEFFVRVGTAITIAILGWRCAYGYVDEGWLIIAFFSIGATFSPMITLISAWHLGFQGVSGSYSINEFLQIESENIISNQIIPNKRMLRDGLTEYMENGEKGKNLNILEKDFNLLFNEVSFKYPKSEKNAVEEISFELKKGKIIAFIGNSGSGKSTIASLIAGFYRPQKGDIFLNGIKLDNETLGFFHNNISAVWQDNHLFSGTIYENIKMGNWSAGKEEIYRASKDAMIHELIMTLPDKYNTKVDELSSKFSMGERQRIAIARAILKNTPIIIFDEATSSLDRKNEIYIQRVMEGLKEKKAIFIIAHRLSTILMADEICIMEKGRIVERGNHQDLLQSSQIYNDLVGGML
- a CDS encoding ABC transporter ATP-binding protein; the protein is MSILKIENLTYAIENNFISDNINISFKENTFTGVIGPNGSGKSTLLKQIYRVLKPTKGKIYLKNFDIEEISSKEIAKQMAVLPQENQSDFDYTVREIILMGRFPYHSIFCGDHDLEKDVELMKKYLNIVGLTEQENQPFKTLSGGEKQRVLLARALVQEGNLLILDEVTNHLDIGYQYKVLEILKNLNMTIISAIHDLNLAMKFCDYVVLIDKGRVIMEGKPKDIITTENLKNIFKIDAQIIEKENSYVIDYRYSYY